The following proteins are co-located in the Carassius auratus strain Wakin chromosome 7, ASM336829v1, whole genome shotgun sequence genome:
- the LOC113105803 gene encoding high mobility group protein B3-like, with protein sequence MGFKAEREGKTVARFQSTQQHRKKFKREDFIGKLTKMAKGDPRKPKGKMSSYAYFVQTCREEHKKKSPEIPVSFSEFSKRCSARWKAMSVKEKSRFDDMAKQDKVRYDQEMMHYMPEGKRGKKKDPNAPKRPPSGFFLFCSEHRPQIKAQYPSLGIGDVAKKLGEMWNSLTDGTKQPYLIKANKLKDKYQKDVADYKTKGKAGGVSMGMGMMGNCMAPKPMMKSNMEDEDDDEEEDEEEDDDEYDDDE encoded by the exons ATGGGCTTTAAAGCTGAGAGAGAGGGGAAGACAGTGGCGAGATTTCAATCAACTCAACAACACAG aaaaaaattcaaaagagaaGATTTTATTGGAAAACTCACAAAAATGGCAAAAGGAGACCCAAGAAAGCCCAAGGGCAAGATGTCTTCTTATGCCTACTTCGTTCAGACATGCAGGGAGGAACACAAGAAGAAAAGCCCAGAGATTCCTGTCAGCTTTTCCGAATTCTCCAAAAGATGTTCTGCGAGATGGAAG GCGATGTCCGTTAAAGAGAAATCCAGGTTTGATGACATGGCCAAACAAGATAAAGTGCGTTATGATCAAGAGATGATGCACTACATGCCCGAAGGCAAGAGAGGCAAGAAGAAGGATCCCAACGCACCCAAGAGACCACC CTCTGGATTTTTCCTGTTCTGCTCGGAACATCGTCCCCAAATCAAGGCTCAGTATCCCAGCTTGGGTATCGGCGATGTGGCCAAAAAACTCGGCGAGATGTGGAACAGCCTCACAGATGGCACCAAACAGCCCTATCTGATAAAGGCCAACAAGCTGAAGGACAAGTATCAAAAG GATGTTGCGGATTACAAGACGAAGGGCAAGGCTGGGGGTGTGTCCATGGGTATGGGAATGATGGGGAATTGTATGGCTCCAAAACCCATGATGAAGAGCAATATGGAGGATGAGgatgacgatgaggaggaagacgaAGAAGAGGACGATGATGAATATGATGACGATGAATAG